In Falco naumanni isolate bFalNau1 chromosome 5, bFalNau1.pat, whole genome shotgun sequence, the following are encoded in one genomic region:
- the LTA4H gene encoding leukotriene A-4 hydrolase, translating into MAADPSSFASPSCCLTRHLYLRCRVDFGAQALRGTAAFTARAEREAQRCLVLDTKDLQIFKVTVNGQDAKFGFGQKHSFKGTPLEITLPFELRRGQEAIVEISFESSPKSSALQWFTPEQTSGKQHPFLFSQCQAIHCRAIFPCQDTPAVKLTYYAEISVPKELVALMSANRDGEVPDPEDSSRKIYRFSQDVPIPCYLIALVVGALESRKIGPRTLVWAEKELVDKSAYEFAEAEAMLKIAEDLAGPYVWGQYDLLVLPPSFPYGGMENPCLTFVTPTLLAGDRSLSNVIAHEISHSWTGNLVTNKTWEHFWLNEGHTVYLERRIGGQLFGEQFRHFQALGGWRELQNTINTLGDKNPLTNLIPNLSEVDPDVAYSSVPYEKGFALLFYLEQLLGGPNVFIGFLKAYIQQFAYKSIVTEDWKKFLYSYFKDKVAVLDKVDWNSWFYAPGMPPAKPTYDMTLANACVALSQRWIKAEESDLGSFSSADLKDMSSHQLIEFLALLLLEAPLPVSHVQRMQQVYDFNAINNSEIRFRWLRLCIKSRWEEAIPLALKMATDQGRMKFTRPLFRDLYNFDKCQDLAVKTFLEHRASMHPVTSMLVGKDLKLDQ; encoded by the exons ATGGCGGCGGACCCCAGCTCCTTCGCGTcgccctcctgctgcctcacGCGCCACCTCTACCTGCGCTGCCGCGTGGACTTCGGCGCGCAGGCGCTGCGGGGCACGGCGGCCTTCACCGCGCGCGCCGAGCGCGAGGCGCAGCGCTGCCTG GTCTTGGATACAAAAGACCTACAGATATTTAAAGTGACCGTAAATGGACAGGATGCAAAATTTGGTTTTGGACAAAAGCACAGTTTCAAGGGGACCCCCCTGGAAATCACACTTCCTTTTGAACTAAGAAG GGGACAAGAAGCAATTGTTGAAATCTCTTTTGAAAGCTCTCCGAAGTCTTCAGCTCTCCAATGGTTCACTCCAGAGCAAACTTCTGGAAAGCAACACCCGTTTCTCTTCAGCCAGTGTCAG GCTATCCACTGCAGAGCCATCTTTCCATGCCAAGACACACCTGCTGTGAAACTGACCTACTATGCAGAG atatCTGTTCCTAAAGAGCTGGTGGCTCTTATGAGTGCTAATCGTGATGGAGAGGTGCCCGACCCAGAGGACAGCAGTCGGAAGATATACCGTTTCAGTCAGGAT GTTCCCATACCTTGCTACTTGATTGCTTTAGTGGTTGGAGCTTTAGAAAGCAG AAAGATTGGCCCAAGGACACTGGTGTGGGCTGAAAAGGAACTAGTGGATAAGTCAGCCTATGAATTTGCTGAG GCTGAAGCTATGCTGAAAATAGCAGAAGATTTAGCAGGACCCTATGTGTGGGGGCAGTATGATTTGTTAGTCTTGCCACCTTCTTTTCCTTATGGTGGTATGGAGAATCCTTGTCTTACTTTTGTAACTCCAACACTATTG gcaggTGATCGATCTCTGTCAAAT GTTATTGCTCATGAAATCTCTCACAGCTGGACAGGAAACTTGGTAACAAACAAAACATGGGAGCATTTTTG GTTGAATGAGGGACATACTGTATACCTGGAACGCAGGATTGGCGGTCAGTTGTTTGGTGAGCAGTTCAGGCACTTTCAGGCCCTGGGAGGTTGGAGGGAACTGCAGAACAcg ATAAATACTCTTGGAGATAAAAATCCTCTAACTAACCTTATCCCTAACCTGAGTGAAGTAGATCCTGATGTTGCCTATTCATCTGTTCCGTATGAGaaaggctttgctttgcttttttaccTTGAACAACTTCTTGGAGGACCAA ATGTCTTCATTGGCTTCTTGAAGGCTTACATTCAGCAGTTTGCTTATAAGAGCATAGTAACGGAGGACTGGAAGAAGTTCTTGTACTCATACTTCAAGGATAAG GTAGCTGTTCTTGATAAAGTTGACTGGAACTCATGGTTTTATGCTCCAGGAATGCCACCAGCGAAGCCTAC GTATGATATGACACTAGCAAATGCTTGTGTTGCCTTGAGCCAACGATGGATCAAA GCGGAAGAGAGTGATTTGGGCTCATTCAGCTCAGCAGACCTCAAGGATATGTCATCTCATCAGTTGATTGAGTTCCTGGCACTGTTGCTTCTGGAG GCTCCTCTTCCAGTGTCACATGTCCAACGAATGCAGCAAGTGTATGACTTCAATGCTATAAACAATTCTGAAATAAGATTCAG atgGCTGCGCCTCTGTATCAAGTCCAGGTGGGAAGAAGCTATTCCTCTGGCTTTAAAAATGGCAACAGATCAGGGCAGGATGAAGTTTACTCGACCCTTGTTCAG GGACCTTTACAATTTTGACAAGTGTCAAGATCTGGCTGTAAAGACATTTCTGGAGCATAGAGCCTCTATGCACCCAGTCACTTCAATGCTTGTGGGCAAAGACTTGAAACTGGATCAGTGA